ggagagaggggaaatatCCAAAGGAAATGGCCTCTGAGAATTAAGTAATTGTGATGATAAGAAAGAGTTGTTCCTAAGCTAAGTGACAGCCATGCCATCAAGGGACTAATAATAATTGTTCTTTTGACCAGGAATTTGAGTAGGTTTTTATAGGGTCCTTCAAGGGTTTTTCCTTTGATAGTTATGGGACTTGCATCTCTAGTTATATAATGTTATAGAGATATTTAATGTTCCAACTTGGACTATCTTGATGTTGTTGGCCTTATGACAAGAAAAAGGGTAAGAGTTTTCAGGTTATACAGTCAAAGGAAGTCAAGAAAGTTATTAATTTCTACTGGAAACTGAAACTTCCACAGAAGTCAAAGTTATAAAATCGATCCAAAGTTACAAAATGGAGTTTAAGAAATTTCATCAAATCACAAAGTAACACATTTCTCCAACAGTCATCCTGAAAATGAAAGGACTAAAGAATCATGATATACTGGATAAAGGATTTAAACTTATGAATTTGGATAATATTAATCTGAAGTGAAAGTGAAATACCTCTCTTCAAAGTTATAATGTTTTTCACCTCCTCAAAGAGTATCATACAATATAATGTGAATAAatggtataaaataaaataattgtgtgtattttcttaaataattaacCTTAacaattttatgtaatttaaaaaccCTATTAATATTCAATATAGACTCCTTTTGCAGAAATAATTTgcttaatataatttataattgtttACTATAATTTAGAATTGACTTCATAAGCCTTTGCGGTCTTTAATTCTTCATCATGAAACTGCACCATGTTGGATATTAAACATTCTACAGTCAGAGTTCATTTCCTCATTCTAGCATTGACTATAGCCCACAGATTTTCAAGGTAGCTTATATCAATTGAACTGTCAAGTTACTGAAAGCATATCTTTTAttctgaaagaaggaaaggaagaaaggaaggaagaaagaaagggaggaagagaggaaagaagaaaggaaaacaaccaAAACACCTTCTTAATCTTTCCTAATATGTGGCATGGTTTATATTCGTGTTTTAATCTTGCATTTCCACAGAAAAGAGAAACTCTGTGATTCTATAACAACTGCATTTCTCGGTATATCAATATGCTTTGCAGACACAATCATTCCATTGGGAATAATCAAGTGTAAGTACAAATGAATACATCATCCCTAAAACATTATTTATGGGTATTTTGATATATGTGAAAGATGTCCACATCTTAAATGTTCATTTGATTTGGATgagatttcaaatgaaaatttgagtttagtatatttttttcaatttctatactcaaataattttactttctgATCTACAACagatatgttttaaaattttattttgcttttaaagcaACAATTAcaagtttgttgttgttattttcaaATGGGACTTCCCCCTGTTCTTTCAGGTTCAGGAAGTTTATGTTTAACTTAGTACATGTATCAGTACTATCTTCCCCTTTGGTCAGAGTTTTCTAAaagattttttatgttttatgaggacaaattatgtcattttttttaggtttttgaaggcaaagggggttaagtggtttgcccaaggccacagctaggtaattattaagtgtctgaggctggatatgaactcaggtactactgactccagggacagtgctctatccactgtgccacctagccaccccaaattagGTCATTTTGCAATAATAATTTCTCAATTGTTGACTTTTTTGTTTCAACTGAACTTATTTATGTGCTTTGGAGAAACATAATCTGCTTTCTTGGAAGTTTGAATATTTGACTTCACATCCACAGCTGCTTCAATTCTATTATCATTTAAGTGTACTTTTTAAGAACTAGATATTTTATATGTTTCCTTGGAATAATATACAGCCTtataaatcaatgaattaaatatgcagtcttaagaatattaaatataggggcagctaggtggcacagtggatagagcactggcctggagtcaagagtacatgagttcaaatcccgcctcagacacttaataatgacctagccgtgtggccttgggcaagccacttaaccccatttgccttgcaaaaatatacagtcttaaaaatcaatgaattaaaaacaaaataaaggaggGCAATAAAATCTGTGCATATGGCAAAAAAGGGTTGGCacacaactgaaacaaaattaaataaaggtGGGACAATTAGCTCTATTAGTTTTCATCAGGTCAAATTCAGACATTGTGGGGATAATGTCAGTAGAAGCAAATTACTATAGCAATTACTATTACAAAATAAAGCCATGTCAAGCTTTTTTTTGTACCATTTAATTCATGCACCAAAGTAGGTGTGATGGGTATTGCTCGACATTTTTCAGTATTTGTAAAGGTGCATATAGTTAAGAGAAAAAAGCACTGACTTTACAAAGAAGTTGTGAATATCATACTTGGTCATATATGTAGAGCACTTtgcaatttttaatgaatttaatgaatatgaataattattttgACCTATTAATGTAaactaatttctttaaaaaaatcagcacttttttttctattacctAATATCCACTGTATATACTAAGAATTTTTCTTAGAAGggattatcttaatttttttttgtttttgctatttagTAGACTTGGATATGATCCATACCTAATCTTTGagatatatattttccctttaaacTCATAGGTGGGGAAAACAAGGGAAAATCCTGGTTCCCCTCTCATTGGGATTAAGTTCTACAAAGTGTGCTCAGGTATGTGAGatctatgactttttttcttgcatcactcatttctattttattttttctttatttctttcttctttgatttttgaaacctctctgagttcttccaagaattttttaggcttttatctaattcacattttttgaagttttacaTGTAACTCAACTCCTCAATTCTCTTTTTAGTTATGTTTTTTATCTTTCCTGTATCTTTCTATGGCTCAATTCTCTTTTTgatgttgtttgttcatttttatcttatttcttgaattttcacTTTATGTTTAAGTTGAGTCCTAGGATGGAGGGAATACTATGTCAGACTTCAGTCCTATTCAGAGGTAGTTTTAAGAGTCTTTaagcttttttttgttattccaaGATAGAATTATCTAAGGAAAGATATGGTCATTGCTTCTCCATCCTGGAACTTGACCAGGTCCTCTGCTCTCTTATAGTCACAAGTGTTTTAGTTCTCCTTTCTGCCTTGGAGCTAAGACTAGAGCTCCTTATGAGCAACCTTAAGTACTCTGTTCCACCCTGGAACTGTACCAAAGGACCCTCTTCCATCACCACAAATTTTTTACCCTCTTTAACACTGGACTGTAACCCAGAACTTTGTGTGGGCAGCACACCCAGAGTCAATGAGGGTTATCTGTAATAGGGATATGCTGCTAGGGTGAGGCAGGTAAGGCAGAACTAAACCTCATATCTGATTGCAAAGTGTTGAGTGCATACACCTGGCTCAGCTTGGCCTCACCTGCCTCCCCCTCACTGCACATCCCTACTCTATAACCTCCTTATGAGCAGTTGTGCAACTCCCTTGGCATCTGTGGTCAAGAGCTCCTGAAGCTGCTGCTGCAGCCAATACTGAATTGCACTGTACTGAATTTCTGGTACAACTGTCTCCTCAGTGAGATAGTCCTTTCCTGGAAACCTCCTAAGTGTGCTAAGTCTGGAAATGTGTTTCACTCTGATCATTTGTTGATTCTGACACTTCAGAATTTGACGTGAGGTGtcattttaaaggtatttggaagggAATTTGAGAGAATTCAAGGAACTATTTGTATTTAGTTTACTATCTTGTCCCCTCCCATCATCAATAATCAAGTGCAACAAAACTACCCAATATAGAAAAGAagtatgatattttaaaatttgttccaaatatagttctcaaacttttagtataattacagtgagattttttttatatttcaaacaTACAATTCTGAAGAATTCatattgaattatttcatttttcttttctattattatatGGTTTCTcctgttctgctcattttactttatatcatttcatttaacaatctccatacttctctgtatttatcatatttatgatttcttccagtaatattacattatattcatgtgacaaaatttgcttagccatttctCCATTTTGGGAAATCTATTTGTCTAAATTCTTTATTACTACAAAAAgtagttctctaaatattttagtgaataaatattttggtgcatatgtggaattttttaaattgacatcCTTGGGCTTTATACTTAGTAATAGAGTCCTTAGATTAAAATCTATGAACATTTTAGTCCCCAtcttttcataattccaaattttcgAAATGGTCCGTTCaatgaacagatccaaccaaTAGCACATGAATATGCTAGTCTTTCTACAAGGCCTACAACACTGACTATTTCCAACTTTTGTCATCTGTCAATTTTCTTGGTGTTAAGTGAAATTTCAgggtttcatttctttctctttttggcttttcttttttgagttgaAACTTTATGTCCGTCCacatgctttatatatatatacatatatatacatatatatgtatatatatgtatatatatacatatatacatatatatatattcattaatgatTTACAGTTCTCTTGAGGACAGTTTACTAATTTCCTTAGACTACTTATCTATTGGGGAGTGGTTTTTTGGTCTCttacatttttgttatattttggaCATTTTTCCAGAGATATTTGAATCAAATATATTTGCCAATCAACTGCTCTCCTTTATACTTTAGCTATATTAACTAATAATATTCATGTAATAGCTTTTTTCAATTGTCTGCagtacaaattatatatatatatatacatatatatttactttttaaatagcatttatcACTTCTTTGACTAATAATTCATTCCTTATTCATAGTCATGAAAGGTTTATGATCACCTCTTCTAAGGCTTCTGCTTTGCATGAatgataatttaattcaattatacAGACATAGCAACCGTATTTGAAGTTGTCTTAAAAATTCCACTGAATTCCTGGACATCTTTATCATTCTTCTCTTTGGtcattgtctttcctttttccttatttctctctactgccacaattttccttttctttctttccatcagaAAAGACAAAACTCACATGAAGTGTTTCTGCTCTATTCATCTGCTCATCCCTTCCAAGTCTGGTTTTCACCAAAACAAAGTTACCTTCCCTAAAAATGTGGTTTTCTATCACAACTTTGAAATTATTAATCCTGTGGAATAGACAAAAAGCTGGAAACATAAGTCAACATTTATGGGAAGTTGCTGTAGTAACTATGATGATGATCTCCTTGATTTTCTTGTTTCCTCATGCTCCTATTCCTCTCATCAAATAAATATCTCACATTATCAGTTATATTTCAAAATTAACTATGCTGAGTTActtcttttggtttctttcttgTCACAGGTAATCAACCCTATTCTGAAATGTTATCTATGGAAAATCACTCAAAAGTCAACGAATTCATTCTTGTAGGACTAACAGATGCTGCAGAACTTCAGATCCCCCTCTTCATAATTTTCACCCTAATTTATTTGATCACTCTGTTGGGAAACCTTGGCATGGTAGTATTGATCTCCTTGGACTCCCATCTTCAAAACCCAATGTACTTTTTTTCTCAGTAACCTATCTTTAGCGGATTTTGGTTATTCTTCAGCTATTACTCCCAAGGTAATAGCTGGATTTCTCACAGGGAACAAAGTCATCTCTTATAATGAATGTCCTGCACAAATGTTCTTCGTCATGGTCTTTGCCAGTGTGGACTGTTTTCTTCTGGCTGTGATGGCATATGACCACCATGCAGCAGTATGTAAGCCCCTTCCTTATGGCATGACTATGATACTGAGTGTGTGTATTCGCCTGACTATTGGGGTTTATGTTTGTAGTTTCCTTCAGTCATCCATTAATATTAGATGTacttttcatctctctttttgtAGTTCCAATGTGATCAATCACTTTTTCTGTGACATTCCCCCACTCTTAGCTCTCTCCTGCTCTGATATCCATATCAATGTGATGGTGCTCTTTATTTTAGCAGGATTTaatgtctattttaccctcttgaTAATTGTGACCTCCTATGTGTTCATCTTTATTGCCATCCTAAGAATTCACTCTTCTGAGGGTCGGCATAAAGCCTTTTCAACCTGTGCTTCCCACCTTACTGCTGTTTCCATTTTCTATGGGACAATCATCTTCATGTACTTCCAGCCCAGTTCAAGTCATTCCATGGACACAGACAAAATGGCATCAGTATTCTACACCATGGTCATTCCCATGCTAAATCCTCTCATCTATAGCTTGAGGTACAAGGGAGTcaagaatgctttcagaaaagctGCTGGGAGAAAATATCCATTAGATATATGAGAAATTTTGAAGTCACTTTTAAAAGCTGAATATACTTCATCAATGCTAACTAGGGAGAAAGGCAGTATTGAATCTCCAATATCTAGGCTACTGCTCTGAATTCAGATTAATTTATGAAGAGATGTAGATTTTATCTTTTCTAGAGATGATGTATTttacttggaatcagaaaagatCAGCTGATAATGTTTATTATGATATTTTCATGTTTTGagtccctgaacaagtcatttaatgtccttcaatattcatttcttatttgtattctcaTGGTAGCAGTAGTTTAAGAATTTATGGTTATACTTAATAACTAATATAGCGTGCTTAATACAAGCTATACTTGATAAAtagtttttctcttccctttaatgTAGTATGAGAAAAAATTTGATTCCACTAATCATGCTAGTGCTTTTGACACTAATGACTtcttatttaaatcatttaatatcaTTTTGTAGCTTTTATGGTCCTAGCTTCCGGCCTGTCAAAGAAGTGGATGAAGAGTCAGGTCCGAAGATAATGATGTTAAAtgtattaaaacatttttataaaactagTGGTTATTGATATAGCAtcatagctattatttttatatttcctagGTCTTAgctgtttctcttctctttggtTTCTGGCATTTGAGAGATGAGGTATATGGCTGAATGTATTTTCTCAATGTAAATAGGCAAAAGGCCAATTAAGGATCCAGGGGTATTTTATGttcatatattaatattttaaactcAAATTATACCCTTTTTATAATGGGCATATGCCCAGCATAATTTGAATATGgtcaaaagtcaggaagactcatctttatgagttcaaaacTATCCTCAGATAATTATTgtcaatgtgaccctgggcaagtcacaacttaatttgtctcagttctttatttataaaataagttggggaaaaaataacaaattctcAGTaacatatcaaaaatatatatccaaatgttgaaaaaactgaaatatatGAATTACAAcaatccaatatatatatatatatatatatatatatatatatatatatatataatatcaaaatggaaagACACttgtatacatgcatacaaagatgtatgtatatctatagatgtgtgcatatgcatatgtgtgccaaaaatatttttctattgccGAATACTCAAAGAATATGaagtttccaaaagaaaaattacttaacaatcttatgaaaaaatagtCCAAATTACTAGtaacaagagaaatgaaaatataaatagtcTTAAAGTTTCATCTCAAACTATTAATGGGTAAAGATGATAAGAGTTAGGAAGAGTCAATGTTGGATGGGTTATAGGGAAATGGGCACATAAATGTATTGTTGGTAAAGGTATGAATCAGTATATGCATGCTTGGAAGCAATTTGGGATTACATAAATAAAGTGATTAAATGTTCATCTACTTTGAACCAGAGATTTCATTAATAAGACCTCCATTTCAAGTTGGTCAGAGGTAAGAAGTGCCcatataaaataacatatttatagcagtactcTTTGTGATATCAAAGAACTGAGAATTAGGTAAGTGTCTATTGATCATAGGATTGAAAAGCAAATTATCATCCATGAGTATGATGGAATATTACCACAATAAATAACAGAGGTAATCATTATAGAGAccaaatgaactgatgcaaagtgtaGTACAcggagtcaagaaaacaatatacacaatgactaaaacaatgaaaaggaaaagcacAGCCACAGAAAAATTCAGAAGTGAagattgcaaaattataaagaataagtaTGGctcaaggtggctaggtggcatagtagataaagcaccagccttggagtcaggagtacctgggttcaaatctggcctcagacacttaataattacctagctgtgtggccttgggcaagccacccatttgccttgaaaaaaaaaaccctaaaataaaaaagaattcccagaaatgttgaagaaagaaacaagaggaaatattaggaaaagaaatgagaatgatgcaagaaaattaggaaaaagagaattaacagcttggaaaaagaatcaaaaaatacTGATAAATAAGCTCCTTAGAAAACACAATTgacatttgagaaaaaaaaaagttctatttaaaaaactatgagaagaaagaattctgccagcttccttttatgacaccaacatggtgatacctaaaccaggaagaaacaaaagagacaaagaaaattataaaccaatatcCCTACTAGGTAggtatggttcaatattagaaaaacactcaacataactgAAGATATCAATAgtaaccaacagaaatcatatgattatctcaattgatcctgaTAAAgctgaataaaatacaaaatccttcctattaaaaaacactagaaagtttagtaatggatggagttttccttaaaataataaatagtagctATCTAAAGCTGttagcaaatattatatgtaattgggatgaactcagagcatttccagtaaaatcaagggtgaaacaaggatgcccattatcaccattattgttcaatatagtttagaaatgctagctactgcaataacagaagaaaaagaaattgaagtcatcagaattggcaaagaggaagcaaaactttcaccctttgcagatgatatgatggtatacttagagaacatgaaaaaataatctaaaaactccttgaaacaattaacaaattcagcaaggaagcaggctataaaataaatgcacaaaaatcatcagtaagtccaacagcaagagatagaaagagaaatcccatttaaagtaactatagacaacattaagtaTTTGGAAATCTACtccccaagacaaacctagaaactgtatgaacacaattataaagcacttctaaCTCAAATGAAGTCATATATAGGGGCgcgtaggtggcatagtggataaagcaccggccttggagtcaggagtacctgggttcaaatccagtctcagatacttaataattacctagctgtgtggccttgggcaagccacttaaccccatttgccttgcataaacctaaaaagaaagtcatgtctaaataattggaaaaatgtcaattgctcattgttaggttgagctaatataataaaaatgacaattctaatcaaattaaattacttattcagtgccaataccaatcaaacttctaaataactattttaccaaaatacaaaaaatagcaacaaaattcatctgaagcaacaaaaggtcaagaatagcaagggaactgatgaaaaaaatgtaaaggacgTGGCTTTTTGTCTATCACATCTAAAACTGTACCATAAAGTGACAATCatcaaactgtctggtactggttgaGAAATAGAGCAATCGATCGATGGTTTAGGTTAGGttcaaaaaagaaacagtagtacaTGGCtgcataatcttctgtttgagaaacccaaagacatttaacttctgggataagaactcactatttgacaaaaattggtgggaaaactggaaaaaatatggtaaaaactaggcatagacccacatttcataCTCTATAtagaaataaggtcaaaatgggtacaggattcagAAATAAAGGGCCACGCCATAGATTAATTAATAGACAAAGAAACTATTTATCAGACCCacagaaaggggacaaatttatgaccgaAGAAGAGATAgtgtacattataaattgcaaaatgaatgatttgactatagtaaattaaaaaggttttgcactaataaaatgaatgctgccaaaatcagaaggaaaacagaaaactgatgGAACTAGGGGCACAATCCAGAGGAGAATTTAGGAGGGGGTGGGGAATAAAAGCTATGCTCAAGTATCTGAAAGGTTTTTACTATGGAACAGATTTTAATAGTCTTGGTCTGCTAGGCAGCAAAGGATAGAATTAGGAACAATTGTTGTAAATTATGAAGAGATAATTGAACAGTAATTATCCAAATGTAGAATAAATGGTTTGGGGTCATATTCTTCTCAAGCAGATCATGAATTATCAGTGGTTGGTAGACTTCAGATAAGATTCATTTTCAAGATCCTTTTTTACTCTTAGATTCTGgaattttttgaatatatttattttattttatttttaggtttttgcaaggtaaatggggttaagtgacttgcccaaggccacacagctaggtcattattaaatgtctgagactgaatttgaacccaggtactcctgactccagggctagtgctttatccactgtgccacctagctgccccagattctggaatttttttaatttagagggGATCTTAGCACCTTTGCGTGTGCTGTTTTGCAAAGATAAGGCTGAatcattgtttcatattttgtttcataCTATACCCAGATTACAATGCTTTACATTTATCAAACACGATTAtgttacaaattattttattcattaaataactCATAGAAACATTGATAAAAGGGATGACACAGCTTCTAATGTCTTGAAAATAATTGTTGCTAAATAATTGTTTCATCAAATAAATTCAATCAAAAATATAGCTTCCTGCTAAGGCTAACTCAGGAGgaatctataaaacaaaaatgaagtctCAAAAGGACCAGGCACAACTGCCCATAGTGTAGAAACTCTGGTCTCAACACAAAGTTTTGGTAGATAATTAGATTTCAAGAACTGAAGATATCAAGGTATCAAGGgattgatgtttgttcttcattttcagagaaaacCCTGAGATCAAGGAGGAGATGCCATGATAATCACATAGATTGGAAACTGTCTGTGAGCTAATGAACGATGAAGAAGATGCCGGGAATTTGTGAACTAAACTGCAAGAGATGGTTTCCTCAAAGCTGACCTGGAGAGATAGAGGAGGCAGAGGGACAATGagagatcagagaaagaaaaaaacacagaacTGCAGCAGAGAGGAGAGATTTTGCAAGGAAGGGTAGCAAGGTGACCAGTAGACACAGTTCTGAATCagcaatcaggaagaccttagtgaAAATTCCCACCTAAGAAAATTATTGTGTGATACTTGGCAAATCCCTTTACCATCCTTTGCCTTCATCTGACAAACGTAGTAATGAACACTACCTATGATTTTCTGGTGGACACttgaaataagtatatatattcaACCTGTTTCTTGTCATCACATCTTCTACATCGTAACAGAAGTTAAAAGACAGATTACATTTTCACAAATTCCCTTTCCCAGTGTCTGAACAATAAGGGGCATTACTATATACtcttacatatttttctttttttaatctaaattctttttatcttgagtttattttaattaaaaacttaTGAGTCATGAAGTATTATAATGCTTAGTCTATTCTAAAAATCAAGACTAAAGAAAGTCAGGGATTATTTGGATATTTCACACAAACATGTACCCATACATACATATCTTTATCTCATATGTAGCTTATTTGTTACTTATTATTATGTCTTACTCATTAGTAATTTCATATTTTGATACTATATCTGCATTATGACCTCTAATCCCTTGGGGGACagcaaggtagcacagtggatagagcactggacttggagtcaagtgGCCtggagttccaatctgacctcagacttttgacattaactgtgtgacctcaggcaagtcatttaattctgcctTGAATCTacagctatctccagtcatcctattCATATCAGGTCACTGGATTCAAATGtccttggaagagaaaatgagattggtAATGTGgcacagcctccctcactcaaatctaatctATGTGGTtatcatggcatcccctccctgatctcaggatcttcttagagaatgaagaacaaacatcagtACTTTGATATCTCCCTTGTCATCAGTTAAACTCAATGCCTTCTTCCTCCCTTATCTGATTTCACCCAGCCAACCTTAGTCTGAGAGGAGTCCCACAATTTTCTACATTTTAGCCTGTATGCACAGGAAGCTGAACTAAAATGGAGAAACAGGCAAGTATGTTGTATGAGTATACTATTAATTTAAGTTGCACAACCTCCATCAGACCCTCACCACTGCCAGGTAGTACTATTGTATTTTCCCTATCTATCCATTATCCTCTTCTTCACAATGCCTCttcaaaaccttttcttccaTCAAATCTCTCAGTTGAcaacattatttcatattttacagccaaaaattgaggccattcatTGGGAGCTGTCCTTTATTTCCTGCTCATCTTCCATCATTGAGATGTCTTCTACAACACTCTCCAGCTTCACTATCATCTCGTGATCgagtggaatttatttttctcaggGCTAACCTCCTTACATATTCAGCTGATCTTATTCAACCCTATCTCCTTCAACGGATTGTTCCttttttcattcccattttattaCTTATTTGCAATATCTTCCCATCTAACTGGATCATTTTTGCTATATACAAACAAGGCTATATCCCTCAAATCCTAAAACATCCCTCACTGGATCATTTCATCCCTATTGACAATCATGTTATTTCACATCTCTTTATAACTAGACTCTTtaaaaaatgccatctatattgGTCCTTCTCTTttgtctcctttcactctcttccAATCTTTCTTCTGACATAGTTCCCATAAAACTGCTCTTCTCAAAGTTACTAATAATGGA
The Macrotis lagotis isolate mMagLag1 chromosome 3, bilby.v1.9.chrom.fasta, whole genome shotgun sequence genome window above contains:
- the LOC141516710 gene encoding LOW QUALITY PROTEIN: olfactory receptor 5B21-like (The sequence of the model RefSeq protein was modified relative to this genomic sequence to represent the inferred CDS: deleted 1 base in 1 codon) yields the protein MLSMENHSKVNEFILVGLTDAAELQIPLFIIFTLIYLITLLGNLGMVVLISLDSHLQNPMYFFLSNLSLADFGYSSAITPKVIAGFLTGNKVISYNECPAQMFFVMVFASVDCFLLAVMAYDHHAAVCKPLPYGMTMILSVCIRLTIGVYVCSFLQSSINIRCTFHLSFCSSNVINHFFCDIPPLLALSCSDIHINVMVLFILAGFNVYFTLLIIVTSYVFIFIAILRIHSSEGRHKAFSTCASHLTAVSIFYGTIIFMYFQPSSSHSMDTDKMASVFYTMVIPMLNPLIYSLRYKGVKNAFRKAAGRKYPLDI